A genomic window from Hyla sarda isolate aHylSar1 chromosome 8, aHylSar1.hap1, whole genome shotgun sequence includes:
- the LOC130285186 gene encoding E3 ubiquitin/ISG15 ligase TRIM25-like isoform X1, whose protein sequence is MTSRGRSLAGRMECPDLVDELTCSICLSVYTEPVSLRCGHNFCRSCIVQVLDTGDGSGGYSCPDCRAEYPERPALEKNRKLGNIAKHFTSTDPEQDEVKIFCAYCMFSVPAAKTCLQCETSFCTKHLRNHNQLVDHVLIEPPTSMENLTCPDHKKMMKYFCAEHGVCVCVSCFAFGEHRGHQIEEITTASKKKEEKLRRFLDKMTSERAETEKMAWKLRNHVEKVQVESNVLTKKITGQFKDLREELEFLEMQVVSEISRQADQIATKFFGVVRQLEDRMEELTWNISRIQDMVNKKDVISILQESDNETTCDVDKNSERDEKLVFVMGDLNVGLISETLHKGMAEIFTSTKNYIYGSRVLPVIMDVNTAHNKMEISADMKAIADSDVNHGRPELPSRFTIYNQVLSTNSFTFGQHYWEVETSVQGIWDIGLAYPSIERDGKHSGIGDNKKSWCLRKYTTKYMSAHDSKAQSLLFEQCSQLIGIYLNYEAGLLTFYELCDRDRHLFRHLYTFCANFQEPLHVAFYVDEGAWIKVLL, encoded by the exons atgaccagcaggggGAGGAGCTTAGCAGGCAG AATGGAATGTCCTGACCTTGTAGACGAGCTGACCTGCTCCATCTGCCTGAGCGTCTATACAGAACCCGTATCCCTGAGATGTGGACACAACTTCTGCCGCTCGTGTATTGTTCAGGTGCTGGATACAGGGGACGGGTCTGGAGGTTACTCCTGTCCTGACTGCAGAGCAGAATATCCGGAGCGTCCGGCCCTGGAGAAGAACAGGAAGCTGGGTAATATAGCTAAACATTTCACATCTACCGATCCCGAGCAAGATGAAGTCAAGATCTTCTGCGCTTATTGCATGTTTAGTGTTCCAGCTGCTAAAACCTGTCTGCAATGCGAAACTTCTTTCTGTACCAAACATTTGAGGAACCACAACCAGCTGGTGGACCATGTGCTGATCGAGCCACCAACCTCCATGGAGAACCTGACCTGTCCTGATCACAAGAAGATGATGAAATACTTCTGTGCAGAGCATGGCGTTTGCGTATGCGTATCATGCTTTGCGTTTGGAGAACATCGGGGGCATCAGATTGAGGAGATTACAACAGCCTCcaaaaagaaggaagaaaaatTGAGGCGCTTCCTGGACAAGATGACCTCcgagagagcagagactgagaAGATGGCTTGGAAGCTTAGGAACCATGTTGAGAAAGTCCAAGTGGAATCAAACGTTCTTACCAAGAAAATCACTGGACAGTTTAAAGATCTTAGGGAAGAACTGGAATTTTTAGAGATGCAAGTAGTGTCTGAGATATCCAGGCAAGCTGACCAGATCGCAACAAAATTTTTCGGTGTTGTTCGGCAACTGGAAGACAGAATGGAGGAGCTGACTTGGAACATTTCTCGAATTCAGGACATGGTTAACAAGAAAGATGTCATATCAATCCTACAAGAATCAGACAATGAGACTACGTGTGATGTGGATAAAAATAGCGAAAGAGATGAGAAGCTCGTCTTCGTCATGGGTGATCTGAATGTAGGTCTGATCTCCGAAACGCTACACAAAGGCATGGCGGAGATTTTCACCAGCACTAAGAATTATATCTATGGGAGTAGAGTCTTGCCAGTCATTATGGATGTAAATACCGCTCATAACAAGATGGAGATCTCGGCTGACATGAAGGCCATAGCGGATTCCGACGTTAATCATGGCCGTCCAGAACTGCCTTCAAGATTTACCATTTACAATCAAGTCTTGAGCACCAATAGCTTCACTTTTGGACAGCACTATTGGGAAGTCGAAACCAGTGTCCAAGGAATATGGGACATTGGTTTGGCCTATCCCAGTATCGAAAGAGATGGGAAACATTCTGGAATTGGAGACAACAAAAAGTCCTGGTGTTTGCGGAAATACACAACAAAGTACATGTCGGCCCATGACTCCAAGGCCCAGTCGCTGCTCTTTGAACAATGCTCCCAGTTAATAGGAATTTACCTAAATTACGAGGCCGGCCTCCTGACATTTTATGAACTCTGTGACCGGGATCGACACCTATTCcgccatttatatactttttgTGCCAACTTCCAGGAACCTTTACACGTGGCATTCTATGTAGACGAAGGCGCTTGGATTAAGGTACTTCTATAG
- the LOC130285186 gene encoding E3 ubiquitin/ISG15 ligase TRIM25-like isoform X2, which produces MECPDLVDELTCSICLSVYTEPVSLRCGHNFCRSCIVQVLDTGDGSGGYSCPDCRAEYPERPALEKNRKLGNIAKHFTSTDPEQDEVKIFCAYCMFSVPAAKTCLQCETSFCTKHLRNHNQLVDHVLIEPPTSMENLTCPDHKKMMKYFCAEHGVCVCVSCFAFGEHRGHQIEEITTASKKKEEKLRRFLDKMTSERAETEKMAWKLRNHVEKVQVESNVLTKKITGQFKDLREELEFLEMQVVSEISRQADQIATKFFGVVRQLEDRMEELTWNISRIQDMVNKKDVISILQESDNETTCDVDKNSERDEKLVFVMGDLNVGLISETLHKGMAEIFTSTKNYIYGSRVLPVIMDVNTAHNKMEISADMKAIADSDVNHGRPELPSRFTIYNQVLSTNSFTFGQHYWEVETSVQGIWDIGLAYPSIERDGKHSGIGDNKKSWCLRKYTTKYMSAHDSKAQSLLFEQCSQLIGIYLNYEAGLLTFYELCDRDRHLFRHLYTFCANFQEPLHVAFYVDEGAWIKVLL; this is translated from the coding sequence ATGGAATGTCCTGACCTTGTAGACGAGCTGACCTGCTCCATCTGCCTGAGCGTCTATACAGAACCCGTATCCCTGAGATGTGGACACAACTTCTGCCGCTCGTGTATTGTTCAGGTGCTGGATACAGGGGACGGGTCTGGAGGTTACTCCTGTCCTGACTGCAGAGCAGAATATCCGGAGCGTCCGGCCCTGGAGAAGAACAGGAAGCTGGGTAATATAGCTAAACATTTCACATCTACCGATCCCGAGCAAGATGAAGTCAAGATCTTCTGCGCTTATTGCATGTTTAGTGTTCCAGCTGCTAAAACCTGTCTGCAATGCGAAACTTCTTTCTGTACCAAACATTTGAGGAACCACAACCAGCTGGTGGACCATGTGCTGATCGAGCCACCAACCTCCATGGAGAACCTGACCTGTCCTGATCACAAGAAGATGATGAAATACTTCTGTGCAGAGCATGGCGTTTGCGTATGCGTATCATGCTTTGCGTTTGGAGAACATCGGGGGCATCAGATTGAGGAGATTACAACAGCCTCcaaaaagaaggaagaaaaatTGAGGCGCTTCCTGGACAAGATGACCTCcgagagagcagagactgagaAGATGGCTTGGAAGCTTAGGAACCATGTTGAGAAAGTCCAAGTGGAATCAAACGTTCTTACCAAGAAAATCACTGGACAGTTTAAAGATCTTAGGGAAGAACTGGAATTTTTAGAGATGCAAGTAGTGTCTGAGATATCCAGGCAAGCTGACCAGATCGCAACAAAATTTTTCGGTGTTGTTCGGCAACTGGAAGACAGAATGGAGGAGCTGACTTGGAACATTTCTCGAATTCAGGACATGGTTAACAAGAAAGATGTCATATCAATCCTACAAGAATCAGACAATGAGACTACGTGTGATGTGGATAAAAATAGCGAAAGAGATGAGAAGCTCGTCTTCGTCATGGGTGATCTGAATGTAGGTCTGATCTCCGAAACGCTACACAAAGGCATGGCGGAGATTTTCACCAGCACTAAGAATTATATCTATGGGAGTAGAGTCTTGCCAGTCATTATGGATGTAAATACCGCTCATAACAAGATGGAGATCTCGGCTGACATGAAGGCCATAGCGGATTCCGACGTTAATCATGGCCGTCCAGAACTGCCTTCAAGATTTACCATTTACAATCAAGTCTTGAGCACCAATAGCTTCACTTTTGGACAGCACTATTGGGAAGTCGAAACCAGTGTCCAAGGAATATGGGACATTGGTTTGGCCTATCCCAGTATCGAAAGAGATGGGAAACATTCTGGAATTGGAGACAACAAAAAGTCCTGGTGTTTGCGGAAATACACAACAAAGTACATGTCGGCCCATGACTCCAAGGCCCAGTCGCTGCTCTTTGAACAATGCTCCCAGTTAATAGGAATTTACCTAAATTACGAGGCCGGCCTCCTGACATTTTATGAACTCTGTGACCGGGATCGACACCTATTCcgccatttatatactttttgTGCCAACTTCCAGGAACCTTTACACGTGGCATTCTATGTAGACGAAGGCGCTTGGATTAAGGTACTTCTATAG
- the LOC130284069 gene encoding E3 ubiquitin/ISG15 ligase TRIM25-like: protein MATADLKDELNCSICLNIYTEPVTLRCGHSFCKLCIRTVMDRQDSGGVYTCPECRAEYQKQPALRRNMKLCNIVEHFRSTQPETKVAGIFCTYCVHSSIPAVKTCLMCEASLCSVHLGVHSKSTDHVLTEPTNAIDGRKCATHREMLKYYCCKDATCICVSCCVFGEHRGHQVELLKEASEKKKEKLRKVLEKLTSKHEETEKSVQTLQDHKRGVQEKAVSETSRVTVLFKDIRAQLQALEERVLSDISRQRDKLSLSVTDLIQQLEIKKEELSRKMAQIEELCQVMEPLTVLQGKDFGRPEITEEHGRRLQGVGDLDEVLISLSLQSALSGIVTDVKQSFSVQNLLLDIKTAAVDVAVSGDLKSATWSKTPIWTKTPQRFKNYCQVLSFQSFTSGQNYWEVETSELGNWRVGLAYPSMDRKGDLSGIGQNNKSWCLRLCQKDYLVSHGAKEIRLETESLLQRLGVYLDYEAGRLSFYQLCEPIKHLHTFTATFTEPLYAMFLVWRDGWVRIRS, encoded by the coding sequence ATGGCGACTGCAGATCTGAAGGACGAGCTGAACTGCTCCATCTGTCTCAATATCTACACAGAGCCGGTAACTCTAAGATGTGGCCATAGCTTCTGTAAGTTGTGTATCCGCACGGTGATGGATAGGCAGGACAGCGGTGGAGTTTACACCTGCCCAGAATGCCGCGCAGAGTACCAGAAGCAGCCAGCATTGAGAAGAAACATGAAACTCTGTAACATTGTGGAACATTTCCGGTCAACACAACCAGAGACTAAGGTGGCGGGGATCTTCTGCACCTACTGTGTCCACTCCTCCATCCCAGCAGTCAAGACCTGTCTGATGTGTGAAGCGTCTCTGTGCAGCGTCCACTTGGGCGTTCACAGCAAATCCACTGATCACGTCTTGACTGAACCCACCAATGCCATCGACGGCAGAAAATGTGCCACCCACCGGGAGATGCTGAAGTATTACTGCTGTAAAGACGCCACCTGCATCTGCGTGTCATGCTGCGTTTTTGGAGAACATAGAGGACATCAGGTGGAGCTCCTCAAAGAGGCGTCggagaagaagaaagaaaaactgAGAAAAGTTCTGGAGAAACTGACCTCGAAACACGAAGAGACCGAAAAGAGCGTCCAGACTTTACAAGATCACAAGAGGGGAGTCCAGGAGAAGGCCGTCAGCGAGACATCAAGGGTTACGGTGCTATTTAAGGATATCAGGGCTCAGCTCCAAGCTCTAGAAGAACGCGTCTTAAGTGacatctccagacagagggaTAAGTTGTCACTCTCAGTCACTGACCTGATCCAGCAACTGGAGATAAAGAAGGAGGAGCTGTCCAGAAAGATGGCTCAGATAGAGGAGCTGTGCCAGGTGATGGAACCACTCACTGTCCTACAAGGGAAGGACTTTGGGAGACCTGAGATTACTGAAGAACATGGTAGAAGGCTCCAGGGTGTAGGTGATCTGGATGAAGTACTCATCTCATTGAGTCTACAGTCGGCTTTATCTGGTATTGTGACTGATGTAAAACAAAGCTTCAGTGTCCAAAACTTACTGCTGGACATCAAGACGGCGGCGGTTGATGTGGCCGTGTCTGGAGACCTGAAGAGCGCAACATGGTCAAAGACCCCGATCTGGACGAAAACTCCTCAGAGATTTAAAAACTACTGTCAGGTTCTGAGTTTTCAGAGTTTCACCTCCGGCCAGAATTACTGGGAAGTGGAGACTAGTGAACTGGGGAACTGGAGGGTTGGGTTGGCTTATCCCAGCATGGACCGGAAGGGAGACCTGTCGGGTATCGGGCAGAACAACAAATCCTGGTGTCTGCGTTTGTGTCAGAAGGATTATCTGGTATCTCACGGAGCAAAGGAGATTAGACTAGAGACAGAGTCCTTGCTTCAGAGACTGGGAGTGTACCTGGACTACGAGGCTGGGCGGCTGTCCTTCTACCAGCTGTGTGAGCCTATCAAACATCTGCACACCTTCACCGCCACCTTCACCGAGCCTCTTTATGCTATGTTTCTGGTATGGCGGGATGGTTGGGTGAGAATCAGGAGCTAA